A region from the Corynebacterium halotolerans YIM 70093 = DSM 44683 genome encodes:
- the pth gene encoding aminoacyl-tRNA hydrolase, with amino-acid sequence MRPSEPDTATLDPGLLAADWLIVGLGNPGARYAATRHNVGYMAVDDLLAETGDVLVPVRGLPVSAATVEFGGTTALVLRSSTFMNVSGEAVAPLAQRLGVPAERIVVVHDELDLPAGKVRVKIGGNENGHNGLKSVSELLGTRDYVRVRIGISRPPKGVAVPDHVLGPVDPGADLDAAIATAAEAARLVATRGVTAAQNAIHSR; translated from the coding sequence ATGCGCCCGTCCGAGCCCGACACGGCCACCCTGGATCCTGGGCTGCTGGCGGCCGACTGGTTGATCGTCGGCCTGGGTAATCCGGGGGCGAGGTACGCGGCCACGCGGCACAACGTCGGGTACATGGCCGTCGACGACCTGCTCGCCGAGACAGGGGACGTGCTCGTGCCGGTGCGCGGGCTGCCGGTCTCGGCCGCGACGGTCGAGTTCGGGGGCACGACCGCGCTGGTGCTGCGCTCGTCGACGTTCATGAACGTCTCCGGCGAGGCCGTGGCTCCCCTGGCGCAGCGCCTGGGCGTGCCCGCCGAGCGGATTGTGGTGGTCCACGACGAGCTGGATCTGCCCGCGGGCAAGGTGCGCGTCAAGATCGGCGGCAACGAGAACGGCCACAACGGGCTGAAGTCCGTCTCCGAGCTGCTGGGCACCCGCGACTACGTGCGCGTGCGCATCGGCATCTCCCGCCCGCCGAAGGGCGTGGCCGTGCCCGACCACGTGCTCGGCCCGGTGGACCCCGGGGCGGATCTCGACGCCGCGATCGCCACCGCCGCCGAGGCCGCCCGCCTGGTGGCCACGCGGGGAGTCACGGCGGCGCAGAACGCCATCCACTCCCGCTGA
- a CDS encoding nitronate monooxygenase, with protein MSILSALDVPVLVAPMAGGPSSPALVTAAARAGSLGFLATGAAPVDTLVGQLREAGAEGLRYGVNLFTAQQPFDSLEHVRKLVGELAGEFTSRGLEVPEVPEVDYSNGFDAKLDAVLAAARDGHGPAVLSSTFGPLTAGEIGRLHEVGVEAWITVTTPADALEAQRRGADALVVQGPAAGGHRSTWGVEEIPDERPLAGLVDAVVSAGVTVPLVAAGGLRTAGDVRAALELPGVRAVSCGSAFLLADEAGTSAANRELLVRGGRTVAGRAFSGRVARGLATGFTRDHPGIGPVYPYLAPLLAPLRATGDERYAYCLVGTDVEKLTGGSTAEILAGLWPAA; from the coding sequence ATGAGCATCCTCTCAGCCCTTGACGTCCCCGTTCTCGTCGCCCCGATGGCCGGCGGGCCGTCGTCTCCGGCGCTGGTCACCGCCGCCGCCCGCGCCGGATCCCTGGGTTTCCTCGCGACGGGCGCCGCGCCCGTCGACACGCTGGTCGGACAGCTGCGCGAGGCCGGCGCGGAGGGCCTGCGCTACGGTGTCAACCTCTTCACCGCCCAGCAACCGTTCGACTCGCTGGAGCATGTCCGGAAGCTCGTCGGGGAACTGGCCGGGGAGTTCACCTCCCGCGGGCTTGAGGTGCCGGAGGTGCCGGAGGTCGACTACTCGAACGGTTTCGACGCCAAGCTCGACGCCGTGCTCGCCGCCGCCCGGGACGGCCACGGCCCCGCGGTCCTCAGCTCGACCTTCGGCCCGCTGACCGCCGGGGAGATCGGGCGTCTCCACGAGGTGGGTGTCGAGGCCTGGATCACCGTCACCACCCCCGCGGACGCCCTCGAGGCGCAGCGCCGCGGCGCCGATGCGCTCGTCGTCCAGGGGCCGGCCGCCGGTGGGCACCGCTCCACCTGGGGCGTGGAGGAGATCCCCGACGAGCGGCCCCTGGCCGGGCTGGTCGACGCCGTCGTGTCCGCCGGGGTCACCGTCCCGCTCGTCGCCGCCGGGGGCCTGCGTACCGCCGGCGACGTCCGCGCCGCCCTCGAACTGCCCGGCGTCAGGGCCGTGTCCTGCGGCAGCGCTTTCCTGCTCGCCGACGAGGCGGGCACCTCAGCCGCCAACCGGGAACTGCTCGTCCGCGGCGGCCGGACGGTGGCCGGCCGTGCCTTCTCCGGGCGGGTGGCCCGCGGCCTGGCCACCGGTTTCACCCGCGACCACCCCGGAATCGGCCCCGTCTACCCCTACCTGGCCCCGCTGCTGGCGCCGCTGCGCGCCACCGGTGACGAACGCTACGCCTACTGCCTGGTGGGCACGGACGTCGAGAAGCTCACGGGCGGCAGCACCGCAGAGATCCTCGCGGGCCTCTGGCCTGCGGCGTAG
- a CDS encoding glyceraldehyde-3-phosphate dehydrogenase produces the protein MTANAQADQNNWDEKIALAQEMLPLISQLHRNHDVVTSIFGRLLVGATDIDIIKSHRYARRVTDHELPLDQTLPVLRELVNLNLGTASIDVGSLAAGFARSGETDLRAYLEAELAEILGGSSELKHTDVVLYGFGRIGRLLARILIAREATYGGVRLRAVVVRSKGEGDLVKRASLLRRDSVHGAFDGTITVDEENNVIWANGTRIQVIYSDDPAAIDYTSYGIDDAIVVDNTGRWRDREGLSRHLQSKGVARVVLTAPGKGDVKNIVYGINHGDITADDQVLSAASCTTNGITPVLKVVNDRYGVQHGHVETVHSFTNDQNLIDNYHKGDRRGRAAGLNMVLTETGAAKAVAKALPEFEGKLTGNAIRVPTPDVSMAVLNLTLEKEVDREEVNNFLRKVTLHSNLRQQIDYINSPEVVSTDFVGSTHAGIVDGLATIATGNHLVLYVWYDNEFGYSNQVIRIVEEVAGTRPQVLPRRLEPAQL, from the coding sequence GTGACCGCGAACGCGCAGGCAGACCAGAACAACTGGGACGAGAAGATCGCACTCGCCCAGGAAATGCTGCCCCTGATCAGCCAGCTCCACCGCAACCACGACGTCGTCACGTCGATCTTCGGGCGCCTGCTGGTCGGCGCCACGGACATCGACATCATCAAGTCGCACCGCTACGCCCGCCGCGTCACGGATCACGAGCTGCCGCTCGACCAGACCCTGCCGGTGCTCCGCGAACTGGTGAACCTCAACCTCGGCACCGCCTCCATCGACGTCGGCAGTCTGGCCGCCGGTTTCGCCCGCTCCGGTGAGACCGACCTGCGTGCCTACCTCGAGGCCGAACTCGCCGAGATTCTCGGCGGCTCCTCCGAGCTCAAGCACACCGACGTCGTACTCTACGGCTTCGGCCGCATCGGCCGCCTGCTGGCGCGTATCCTCATCGCCCGCGAGGCCACCTACGGCGGCGTGCGCCTGCGCGCCGTGGTCGTCCGCTCCAAGGGCGAGGGCGACCTGGTCAAGCGCGCCTCCCTGCTGCGCCGCGACTCCGTCCACGGCGCCTTCGACGGCACCATCACCGTCGACGAGGAGAACAACGTCATCTGGGCCAACGGCACCCGCATCCAGGTCATCTACTCCGACGACCCGGCCGCGATCGACTACACCTCCTACGGCATCGACGACGCCATCGTCGTCGACAACACCGGCAGGTGGCGCGACCGCGAGGGGCTGTCCCGGCACCTGCAGTCCAAGGGGGTCGCCCGCGTCGTGCTGACCGCACCGGGCAAGGGCGACGTGAAGAACATCGTCTACGGCATCAACCACGGCGACATCACCGCCGACGACCAGGTCCTGTCCGCCGCGTCCTGCACCACCAACGGCATCACCCCGGTGCTCAAGGTCGTCAACGACCGCTACGGCGTCCAGCACGGCCACGTGGAGACCGTCCACTCCTTCACCAACGACCAGAACCTGATCGACAACTACCACAAGGGCGACCGCCGCGGTCGTGCCGCCGGGCTGAACATGGTGCTCACCGAGACCGGTGCCGCCAAGGCCGTGGCCAAGGCCCTGCCGGAGTTCGAGGGCAAGCTCACCGGCAACGCCATCCGGGTGCCCACCCCGGACGTGTCCATGGCCGTGCTGAACCTGACCCTGGAGAAGGAGGTCGACCGCGAGGAGGTCAACAACTTCCTGCGCAAGGTCACCCTGCACTCCAACCTGCGTCAGCAGATCGACTACATCAACTCCCCGGAGGTCGTCTCCACCGACTTCGTCGGTTCCACCCACGCCGGCATCGTCGACGGTCTGGCCACCATCGCCACCGGTAACCACCTGGTGCTCTACGTCTGGTACGACAATGAGTTCGGCTACTCCAACCAGGTCATCCGCATCGTCGAGGAGGTCGCCGGCACCCGCCCGCAGGTGCTTCCGCGCCGCCTCGAGCCGGCCCAGCTGTAG
- a CDS encoding DsbA family oxidoreductase, which yields MTQPHVAPGTVVVFTDVMCGWSTLAFHRFYEARAAAGLDDQLTLDPQLFLLEDVNQMALNTKIIEGEKPVIGALAEELDFKPWQRDPSEYPVTSLPANEAVHAAKEQSARAAEQLDMALRMAFWRDSRCISMRHEILDIAAGCDRVDVEQLRDALDTGRARGSMMSTYRACRDSVQGSPHFFLPDGSSMHNPGIKMHQVGSPGAGFLVVDSDSPDVYADLVRRAVQE from the coding sequence ATGACACAACCTCATGTAGCCCCCGGTACCGTCGTCGTCTTCACCGATGTCATGTGCGGCTGGTCGACCCTCGCCTTCCATCGCTTCTACGAGGCCCGGGCGGCTGCCGGACTCGACGATCAGCTGACTCTGGACCCACAGTTGTTCCTGCTCGAGGACGTCAACCAGATGGCCCTCAACACCAAGATCATCGAAGGGGAAAAGCCGGTCATCGGTGCGCTGGCTGAGGAGCTTGACTTCAAACCGTGGCAGCGCGATCCGTCGGAGTACCCGGTGACGAGCCTGCCTGCCAACGAGGCGGTCCACGCCGCCAAAGAGCAGTCCGCACGGGCTGCCGAACAGCTCGACATGGCGCTGCGCATGGCATTCTGGCGCGACAGCCGCTGCATCAGTATGCGGCATGAGATTCTCGACATCGCGGCCGGCTGCGACCGGGTGGATGTGGAGCAGCTCCGGGACGCCCTCGACACCGGGCGTGCGCGCGGATCAATGATGAGCACGTACAGGGCCTGCCGCGACAGTGTGCAGGGAAGCCCGCACTTCTTCCTGCCGGACGGCAGCAGCATGCACAACCCCGGGATCAAGATGCACCAGGTCGGCTCGCCCGGAGCCGGATTCCTCGTGGTGGACTCCGACAGTCCGGACGTGTACGCGGACCTGGTGCGGCGCGCCGTGCAGGAATAG
- a CDS encoding maleylpyruvate isomerase family mycothiol-dependent enzyme: MAESFHDLPLAERLQLTRRGTAHYSGQLALLENSEFSGPTALEGWTRAHLIAHVGYNAAAICNLMDWATTGIENPMYPSPDARGKEIEYGATLIPDALRNLHDHTVARLDVAWRDAPAAAWEAEVLTAQGRTVPASETLWMRSREVWIHAVDLGVKAGFSDIPKVILETLLPEVVGKWRKAGTGEGIILVNDATGERTEVAGEPATEIHGDLAGLVRWATGRGTNGVTVADGGKVPTPPRWL; this comes from the coding sequence ATGGCGGAAAGCTTCCACGATCTGCCCCTGGCCGAACGTCTGCAGCTCACCCGCCGCGGCACCGCCCACTACTCCGGCCAGCTCGCGCTCCTGGAGAACTCCGAGTTCTCCGGACCGACCGCGCTGGAGGGCTGGACTCGCGCCCACCTGATCGCCCACGTCGGCTACAACGCCGCCGCGATCTGCAACCTCATGGACTGGGCGACCACCGGCATCGAGAACCCGATGTACCCCTCCCCGGACGCCCGGGGCAAGGAGATCGAGTACGGTGCCACGCTCATCCCGGATGCGCTGCGCAACCTGCACGACCACACCGTCGCGCGTCTCGACGTCGCGTGGCGCGACGCCCCCGCCGCCGCGTGGGAGGCCGAGGTGCTCACCGCGCAGGGCCGCACCGTCCCGGCGTCCGAGACGCTGTGGATGCGCTCCCGCGAGGTCTGGATCCACGCTGTCGATCTCGGCGTCAAGGCCGGGTTCAGCGACATCCCGAAGGTCATCCTCGAGACGCTGCTGCCCGAGGTCGTCGGGAAGTGGCGGAAGGCCGGCACGGGCGAGGGCATCATCCTCGTCAATGACGCCACCGGTGAGCGCACCGAGGTCGCCGGCGAGCCGGCCACCGAGATCCACGGTGACCTGGCCGGCCTGGTTCGCTGGGCCACCGGCCGCGGCACCAACGGCGTGACCGTCGCCGACGGCGGTAAGGTCCCCACCCCGCCGCGTTGGCTGTAG
- a CDS encoding fumarylacetoacetate hydrolase family protein yields the protein MRLATIRSAQGTYAARVESDTTVVKIDGYANVGDLLQTENWREVAESASGEEVSFSETDLEAVVPAPKKIVCVGLNYANHIKEMGRDLPTHPTLFVKYPDALTGPFDDVLVPDYANSELDWEGELAVVIGKRARRVKAADAKDHIAGYAVMNDYTMRDYQYRTLQWHQGKSFEKSAGFGPWLTTTDSFEFGGELATYLEGEKMQTTPTDDLVFGPEALIEYISHIYPLDAGDVIVTGTPGGVGHARNPKRYIGDGETVKIEIEGLGHVANKTVFE from the coding sequence ATGCGTCTTGCCACCATCCGCTCCGCTCAGGGCACCTACGCGGCCCGCGTCGAATCCGACACCACTGTGGTGAAGATCGACGGTTACGCCAACGTCGGTGACCTGCTGCAGACCGAGAACTGGCGCGAGGTCGCCGAGTCCGCCTCCGGCGAAGAGGTCTCCTTCTCCGAGACCGACCTCGAGGCCGTCGTCCCGGCCCCGAAGAAGATCGTGTGTGTGGGCCTGAACTACGCCAACCACATCAAGGAGATGGGTCGCGACCTGCCGACCCACCCCACCCTGTTCGTCAAGTACCCGGATGCCCTGACCGGCCCGTTCGACGACGTCCTCGTCCCGGACTACGCCAACTCCGAGCTGGACTGGGAGGGTGAGCTGGCCGTGGTCATCGGCAAGCGCGCCCGCCGCGTCAAGGCCGCCGACGCCAAGGACCACATCGCCGGCTACGCCGTGATGAACGACTACACCATGCGTGACTACCAGTACCGCACCCTGCAGTGGCACCAGGGCAAGTCCTTCGAGAAGTCCGCCGGCTTCGGCCCGTGGCTGACCACCACCGACTCCTTCGAGTTTGGCGGCGAGCTGGCCACCTACCTTGAGGGCGAGAAGATGCAGACGACCCCGACCGACGACCTGGTCTTCGGTCCGGAGGCCCTGATCGAGTACATCTCCCACATCTACCCGCTGGACGCCGGCGACGTCATCGTCACCGGCACCCCGGGCGGCGTCGGCCACGCCCGCAACCCGAAGCGCTACATCGGTGACGGCGAGACCGTCAAGATTGAGATCGAGGGCCTGGGCCACGTCGCCAACAAGACGGTGTTCGAGTAA